In Arsenicicoccus sp. oral taxon 190, the following are encoded in one genomic region:
- a CDS encoding mycoredoxin — translation MNVREILPPGVSLPESGTITMFSTTWCGYCRRLKGDLDRAGIGYTEVNIEDAPASAELVETINGGNQTVPTVLFPDGSSATNPSLAEVRSRLG, via the coding sequence ATGAACGTGCGCGAGATCCTTCCCCCCGGCGTGTCCCTGCCCGAGTCGGGCACCATCACGATGTTCTCCACCACCTGGTGCGGCTACTGCCGCCGGCTCAAGGGCGACCTGGACCGGGCCGGGATCGGCTACACCGAGGTCAACATCGAGGACGCGCCGGCGAGCGCGGAGCTCGTCGAGACCATCAACGGCGGCAACCAGACCGTGCCGACGGTGCTCTTCCCGGACGGCAGCTCGGCGACCAACCCGTCTCTGGCCGAGGTCCGGTCCCGGCTGGGCTGA
- a CDS encoding MFS transporter, producing the protein MWRQPKTVWTVAFACVIAFMGIGLVDPILKPIAEELGASPSQVSLLFTSYMVVMGVAMLGTGWVSSRFGAKRTLMAGLAIIIVGAGLAGCMNGIDGIVAFRGVWGLGNALFIATALATITAAARGSVGQAIVLYEAALGVGIAAGPLLGGALGGISWRFPFFGVATLMLVALLGVGLLLPATPPSGRPSSITAPLKALRHPALLTVGLTALLYNFGFFTLLAYTPFPLDLPATQVGLVFFGWGLMLALTSVAVAPWLQRRIGTTAGILVALLGFAAILVVMGVWTGSKPVLVVCVVAAGAFLGVNNTLITETVMKAAPVERPVASAAYSFVRFTGGAIAPWLAGHLGEAVDAHLPFYVGAGAVLAGVLLLGSQRHLLHAIDREPGHGAEQPHSLQEAAVVTTADA; encoded by the coding sequence ATGTGGCGCCAACCCAAGACCGTCTGGACCGTTGCCTTCGCGTGCGTGATCGCCTTCATGGGCATCGGCCTGGTCGACCCCATCCTCAAGCCCATCGCCGAGGAGCTCGGCGCCTCCCCCAGCCAGGTGTCGCTGCTGTTCACCAGCTACATGGTGGTGATGGGGGTCGCGATGCTCGGCACCGGCTGGGTGTCTAGCAGGTTCGGGGCCAAGCGCACCCTGATGGCCGGCCTGGCCATCATCATCGTCGGCGCCGGCCTCGCCGGCTGCATGAACGGCATCGACGGGATCGTCGCCTTCCGCGGCGTGTGGGGCCTCGGCAACGCCCTCTTCATCGCCACCGCGCTCGCCACCATCACCGCGGCGGCGCGCGGGTCGGTGGGGCAGGCGATCGTGCTCTACGAGGCCGCCCTCGGGGTCGGCATCGCCGCCGGGCCGCTGCTGGGCGGCGCGCTGGGCGGGATCTCCTGGCGGTTCCCGTTCTTCGGGGTCGCGACGCTCATGCTCGTGGCGCTGCTCGGCGTCGGGCTGCTGCTCCCGGCCACCCCGCCGAGCGGTCGCCCCAGCTCGATCACCGCGCCGCTCAAGGCGCTTCGCCACCCGGCACTGCTCACGGTGGGGCTGACCGCACTCCTGTACAACTTCGGCTTCTTCACGCTGCTCGCCTACACGCCCTTCCCGCTGGACCTGCCCGCGACCCAGGTCGGGCTGGTCTTCTTCGGCTGGGGCCTGATGCTCGCGCTCACCTCGGTGGCCGTGGCTCCCTGGCTGCAGCGGCGCATCGGCACCACCGCCGGCATCCTCGTGGCGCTGCTCGGCTTCGCAGCGATCCTGGTGGTCATGGGCGTCTGGACCGGGTCCAAGCCGGTGCTCGTGGTGTGCGTCGTCGCGGCCGGCGCCTTCCTCGGCGTCAACAACACCCTGATCACCGAGACCGTCATGAAGGCCGCCCCCGTCGAGCGCCCCGTCGCCTCGGCCGCCTACAGCTTCGTGCGGTTCACCGGCGGCGCGATCGCACCGTGGCTGGCCGGCCACCTCGGGGAGGCGGTGGACGCCCACCTGCCGTTCTACGTCGGTGCCGGTGCGGTCCTGGCCGGAGTGCTGCTCCTCGGCTCGCAGCGCCACCTCCTGCACGCGATCGACCGCGAGCCCGGTCACGGCGCCGAGCAGCCGCACTCGCTCCAGGAAGCCGCCGTCGTCACCACCGCCGACGCCTGA
- the pcaDC gene encoding bifunctional 3-oxoadipate enol-lactonase/4-carboxymuconolactone decarboxylase PcaDC: MIPTVAATQLSEPGPPDAPKPLLVLGSSLGVAVETLWARVVPGVADRFHVVGWDLPGHGRSPVPTEGFTVAELADAVVDLVRRVRPGGGPAYYAGVSLGGATGLQVAVDHPGTFAGTLMVCSAAALGEPQAWHDRAATVRSQGTAVLVEGSAARWFAPGFLDREPQTASRLLHELSHDVSDEGYAACCEALAAYDLTGRLDEVRDPLVVLNGGDDQVAPPSAAQVIADAVPDARAVVLDGVAHQAPVEDPAGTTRTLLDAFAGGAVAQDSYDAGMAVRREVLGDAHVDRAVARTDDLTRDFQELITRYAWGSVWTRPGLDRVTRSAITITALVAGHHHDELAMHVRAAMRNGMTREQLSEVLLQSAIYCSVPSANTAFQIAQRTLAQIDEEEVR; the protein is encoded by the coding sequence GTGATCCCCACCGTGGCCGCCACGCAGCTGAGCGAACCCGGACCCCCTGACGCCCCCAAGCCGCTGCTCGTGCTCGGCTCGTCGCTCGGCGTCGCCGTCGAGACCCTGTGGGCCCGCGTGGTCCCGGGGGTGGCCGACCGCTTCCACGTGGTCGGGTGGGACCTGCCCGGCCACGGCCGCAGCCCCGTCCCCACCGAGGGGTTCACCGTGGCCGAGCTCGCCGACGCGGTCGTCGACCTCGTCCGGCGGGTCCGTCCCGGCGGGGGACCCGCCTACTACGCGGGCGTCAGCCTGGGCGGCGCCACCGGTCTGCAGGTCGCGGTGGACCACCCCGGCACCTTCGCCGGGACGCTCATGGTCTGCTCCGCCGCCGCCCTCGGCGAGCCGCAGGCGTGGCACGACCGCGCCGCCACCGTCCGCAGCCAGGGCACCGCCGTCCTGGTCGAGGGCTCGGCCGCCCGGTGGTTCGCCCCCGGCTTCCTCGACCGCGAGCCGCAGACCGCCTCCCGCCTGCTCCACGAGCTGTCCCACGACGTCAGCGACGAGGGGTATGCCGCGTGCTGCGAGGCGCTCGCGGCATACGACCTGACCGGCCGGCTCGACGAGGTGCGCGACCCGCTGGTGGTGCTCAACGGGGGGGACGACCAGGTCGCGCCGCCCTCCGCGGCGCAGGTCATCGCCGACGCCGTGCCCGACGCGCGCGCCGTGGTGCTCGACGGGGTCGCCCACCAGGCGCCCGTGGAGGACCCGGCCGGGACCACCCGGACGCTGCTCGACGCGTTCGCCGGCGGCGCCGTGGCACAGGATTCCTACGACGCGGGGATGGCGGTGCGCCGGGAGGTGCTCGGCGACGCCCACGTGGACCGGGCGGTCGCGCGCACCGACGACCTGACCCGCGACTTCCAGGAGCTCATCACCCGCTACGCCTGGGGGTCGGTGTGGACCCGTCCCGGCCTGGACCGGGTGACCCGCAGCGCCATCACCATCACCGCCCTGGTGGCGGGGCACCACCACGACGAGCTCGCGATGCACGTCCGCGCGGCGATGCGCAACGGCATGACCCGCGAGCAGCTCTCGGAGGTGCTGCTGCAGAGCGCGATCTACTGCTCCGTGCCGTCGGCCAACACGGCCTTCCAGATCGCGCAGCGCACCCTGGCCCAGATCGACGAGGAGGAGGTCCGATGA
- a CDS encoding FkbM family methyltransferase, producing MRDTHDLRRILAPRRLTEVVDIGANPLEDEAPYLAMLRAGRCRVTGFEPQPEAWRRLQQAAGDLERYLPHAVGDGREHTLHVCAWSGFSSIFEPDPAQLALLTDFPRMAQVVERLPVTTTRLDDVPDLGVVDHLKIDVQGAELMIFQAARETLAATTSLQVEVGFHRLYRGQPTFAEVDLELRGQGFVPQGFVTTKTWPLAPHEWADPDEGRARQLVEADVLYVRDLTRLDLLDDEQLRHLALVAAEVYDQVGVARIATDELRRRGAVTA from the coding sequence ATGCGCGACACCCACGACCTGCGACGGATCCTCGCGCCGCGGCGGCTCACCGAGGTGGTCGACATCGGCGCCAACCCGCTGGAGGACGAGGCCCCCTACCTCGCCATGCTGCGGGCCGGCCGCTGCCGGGTCACCGGTTTCGAGCCGCAGCCGGAGGCGTGGCGGCGGCTCCAGCAGGCCGCCGGGGACCTCGAGCGCTACCTGCCCCACGCCGTCGGCGACGGCCGGGAGCACACGCTGCACGTCTGCGCGTGGTCGGGGTTCTCGAGCATCTTCGAACCCGACCCGGCGCAGCTGGCGCTGCTCACCGACTTCCCGCGTATGGCGCAGGTCGTCGAGCGTCTCCCGGTGACCACAACCCGCCTCGACGACGTCCCCGACCTGGGGGTCGTCGACCACCTCAAGATCGACGTGCAGGGCGCCGAGCTGATGATCTTCCAGGCGGCCCGCGAGACCCTGGCGGCCACGACGAGCCTGCAGGTCGAGGTCGGCTTCCACCGGCTCTACCGCGGCCAGCCGACCTTCGCCGAGGTCGACCTCGAGCTGCGCGGGCAGGGTTTCGTGCCACAGGGATTCGTCACCACCAAGACCTGGCCGCTCGCCCCCCACGAGTGGGCCGACCCCGACGAGGGGCGCGCCCGCCAGCTCGTCGAGGCGGACGTCCTCTACGTCCGCGACCTCACCCGGCTCGACCTCCTCGACGACGAGCAGCTGCGCCACCTCGCGCTCGTCGCGGCCGAGGTCTACGACCAGGTCGGCGTCGCGCGGATCGCCACGGACGAGCTGCGCCGACGCGGTGCCGTCACCGCGTGA
- a CDS encoding 3-oxoacid CoA-transferase subunit B, producing MSERPGTSATATLGNGGALGKEELAALVARDIEPGSFVNLGIGQPTLISDYLSDEQQITLHTENGMLGMGPQARGEDVDVDLINAGKIPVTELAGASYFHHADSFAMMRGGHLDVCVMGAFQVSAAGDLANWHTGAADAIPAVGGAMDLAIGAKQTWVMMSLFAKDGSAKIVPELTYPVTGLGCVKRVYTSEAVFLIEERGVVVREVHGTTVDELRDRLDVPLVDAT from the coding sequence ATGAGCGAGCGACCGGGCACCAGCGCCACGGCCACCCTGGGCAACGGCGGTGCCCTGGGCAAGGAGGAGCTCGCGGCCCTGGTGGCCCGCGACATCGAGCCGGGGTCCTTCGTCAACCTCGGGATCGGGCAGCCGACCCTGATCAGCGACTACCTGAGCGACGAGCAGCAGATCACCCTGCACACCGAGAACGGCATGCTCGGCATGGGTCCCCAGGCGCGGGGCGAAGACGTGGACGTCGACCTCATCAACGCCGGCAAGATCCCGGTCACCGAGCTGGCCGGGGCGTCCTACTTCCACCACGCCGACAGCTTCGCCATGATGCGCGGCGGGCACCTGGACGTGTGCGTGATGGGGGCCTTCCAGGTGTCGGCGGCCGGCGACCTGGCCAACTGGCACACGGGGGCCGCGGACGCCATACCGGCGGTCGGCGGGGCGATGGACCTCGCGATCGGCGCCAAGCAGACCTGGGTGATGATGTCGCTCTTCGCCAAGGACGGCAGCGCCAAGATCGTGCCGGAGCTGACCTACCCGGTCACCGGGCTGGGCTGCGTGAAGCGGGTCTACACCAGCGAGGCGGTCTTCCTGATCGAGGAGCGCGGTGTGGTGGTGCGCGAGGTGCACGGGACCACGGTGGACGAGCTTCGCGACCGGCTGGACGTGCCGCTGGTCGACGCGACCTGA
- a CDS encoding MBL fold metallo-hydrolase, translating to MSTPTPAHDATCEFIGTATTLLRLGPFTVLTDPNFLHRDQLAYLGKGLVSRRRTEPSRDPATLPDLDAVVLSHLHGDHFDRVARRELRREAPVLTTSHAARRLDRWGFHPVAMGRWTTHTLERDGVGLRVTATPGRHAPGPAQALLPPVMGSVLELDDGAGRPFRVYITGDTLYRRSLRAVVDRCGPLDAMVIHLGGTRILGMLVTMDDRQGARLVQAVRPAVTVPVHFDDYGVFRSPRADFERRFARDGLPGDLRLVERGQTVSLVP from the coding sequence ATGAGCACGCCGACCCCCGCCCATGACGCCACCTGCGAGTTCATCGGCACCGCCACGACGTTGCTGCGGCTCGGCCCGTTCACGGTGCTGACCGACCCCAACTTCCTGCACCGGGACCAGCTGGCCTACCTGGGCAAGGGACTGGTCAGCAGGCGGCGCACCGAGCCGTCGCGTGACCCCGCGACCCTGCCGGACCTGGACGCAGTGGTGCTGTCGCACCTGCACGGCGACCACTTCGACCGGGTGGCGCGCCGCGAGCTGCGGCGCGAGGCACCGGTGCTCACGACCTCGCACGCCGCGCGGCGGCTCGACCGGTGGGGCTTCCACCCGGTGGCGATGGGGCGCTGGACCACCCACACGCTCGAGCGGGACGGCGTCGGGCTGCGCGTGACCGCCACGCCCGGGCGGCACGCGCCGGGCCCGGCGCAGGCGCTGCTGCCCCCGGTCATGGGGTCCGTGCTCGAGCTGGACGACGGGGCGGGCAGGCCGTTCCGGGTCTACATCACCGGCGACACCCTCTACCGACGGTCGCTGCGCGCGGTCGTGGACCGGTGCGGCCCCCTGGACGCGATGGTGATCCACCTCGGCGGCACCCGCATCCTCGGCATGCTCGTCACGATGGACGACCGGCAGGGCGCCCGGCTCGTGCAGGCGGTCCGGCCGGCGGTCACGGTCCCGGTGCACTTCGACGACTACGGCGTCTTCCGTTCCCCCCGTGCAGACTTCGAGCGCCGGTTCGCCCGCGACGGGCTCCCTGGGGACCTGCGGCTGGTCGAGCGCGGCCAGACCGTCTCGCTGGTGCCCTGA
- a CDS encoding 3-oxoacid CoA-transferase subunit A, producing MSGLHVAADVDEAVGVVQDGDTVLIGGFGIAGQPVELIEALIRSGASGLTVVNNNAGNGDEGLAALIRNGQVAKMICSFPRQSDSWHFDEAYRAGRVELEVVPQGTLAERIRAGGAGIGGFFTPTGYGTLLAEGKETRVIDGRGYVLEAPIRGDVALVKALRSDGVGNLVYRKTARNFGPVMCTAVTRSVVQVEELVSVGALDPEVIVTPGIFVDTVVPVRTASSDKDGRR from the coding sequence ATGAGCGGGTTGCACGTGGCGGCGGACGTCGACGAGGCGGTCGGCGTCGTCCAGGACGGTGACACCGTGCTGATCGGCGGCTTCGGCATCGCGGGCCAGCCCGTGGAGCTGATCGAGGCGCTGATCCGCAGCGGGGCCTCGGGCCTCACGGTCGTCAACAACAACGCCGGCAACGGCGACGAGGGCCTCGCGGCGCTGATCCGCAACGGCCAGGTCGCCAAGATGATCTGCTCCTTCCCCCGGCAGAGCGACTCGTGGCACTTCGACGAGGCCTACCGCGCCGGGCGGGTCGAGCTGGAGGTCGTGCCCCAGGGCACGCTCGCCGAGCGGATCCGCGCCGGGGGCGCCGGCATCGGCGGCTTCTTCACCCCGACGGGCTACGGCACGCTCCTCGCCGAGGGCAAGGAGACGCGGGTCATCGACGGGCGGGGGTACGTCCTCGAGGCGCCGATCCGCGGGGACGTGGCGCTGGTGAAGGCGCTGCGCAGCGACGGGGTCGGCAACCTCGTCTACCGCAAGACCGCCCGCAACTTCGGGCCGGTGATGTGCACTGCGGTGACCCGCAGCGTGGTGCAGGTCGAGGAGCTCGTCTCTGTGGGCGCGCTCGACCCCGAGGTGATCGTGACGCCGGGGATCTTCGTGGACACCGTGGTGCCGGTGCGCACCGCCAGCAGCGACAAGGACGGACGGCGATGA
- a CDS encoding GNAT family N-acetyltransferase, with the protein MAGDGSTWTTHPLTPARFEDFADVINPNRRATHCWCLSHRLRARDIEELGGGDREQAMRRLAARRTRPGVVTYRDGVPVGWCHLSPRSEIPRLVASALIRPVDDVPVWSIICLVVRGGHRKQGVTGPLIEGAVSYAESRGAPAVEAYPVDPPGRMDTTMAFVGTRAMFDRAGFEVVGTTDAVASQLPRLVMRRSLA; encoded by the coding sequence ATGGCTGGTGACGGGTCGACCTGGACGACGCACCCGCTGACGCCCGCGCGGTTCGAGGACTTCGCCGACGTCATCAACCCCAACCGCCGCGCCACCCACTGCTGGTGCCTGTCACACCGGTTGCGCGCCCGGGACATCGAGGAGCTCGGGGGCGGCGACCGGGAGCAGGCGATGCGCCGCCTCGCGGCCCGCCGCACCCGCCCCGGGGTCGTCACCTACCGCGACGGCGTCCCCGTCGGCTGGTGCCACCTCTCCCCGCGGTCGGAGATCCCCCGCCTGGTGGCGTCCGCGCTGATCCGGCCGGTCGACGACGTCCCCGTCTGGAGCATCATCTGCCTGGTCGTGCGGGGTGGCCACCGCAAGCAGGGCGTCACCGGTCCCCTGATCGAGGGGGCCGTGTCGTATGCCGAGAGCCGGGGCGCCCCCGCCGTCGAGGCCTACCCGGTGGACCCGCCCGGCCGGATGGACACCACGATGGCGTTCGTCGGCACGCGGGCGATGTTCGACCGGGCCGGCTTCGAGGTGGTCGGCACGACGGATGCCGTGGCGTCGCAGCTGCCGCGCCTGGTGATGCGCCGCAGCCTGGCCTGA
- a CDS encoding MarR family winged helix-turn-helix transcriptional regulator, which yields MTSPADLGYHLLLDVGRLHRWASHRSSFAVPAAQLRLLALVDQLGPARVGTLAVADHSSQPSLTAQLNKTDAAGWTTRAPDPMDARAQMVTLTATGREALDAARRARAAVIAPVVEQLDEQGLRRLADAVAVLDDLIARLDPERTPA from the coding sequence ATGACCTCCCCCGCCGACCTCGGCTACCACCTGCTGCTGGACGTGGGGCGGTTGCACCGCTGGGCCAGCCACCGGTCGTCGTTCGCGGTCCCCGCGGCCCAGCTGCGGCTGCTCGCGCTGGTCGACCAGCTCGGCCCGGCCCGGGTCGGCACCCTCGCGGTCGCCGACCACTCGTCGCAGCCCAGCCTCACCGCCCAGCTCAACAAGACCGATGCGGCGGGCTGGACCACCCGGGCACCGGACCCCATGGACGCCCGCGCCCAGATGGTCACCCTCACCGCGACGGGCCGCGAGGCCCTGGACGCCGCCCGCCGGGCCCGCGCCGCCGTCATCGCCCCCGTCGTGGAGCAGCTCGACGAGCAGGGGCTGCGCCGGCTGGCCGACGCCGTCGCGGTGCTCGACGACCTCATCGCACGACTCGACCCCGAGAGGACCCCCGCCTGA
- a CDS encoding helix-turn-helix domain-containing protein: MSQAELAGDQLSVSYVSHLESGRREPTTWVVEHCERRLGRERGTLTGAVVGGRRVPARGGRLPRGGGRAGGAGAALGPGVADGCRARGPGGLRRRRRPRGRPGPA, encoded by the coding sequence ATGTCCCAGGCCGAGCTGGCGGGGGACCAGCTCTCGGTCAGCTACGTCTCCCACCTGGAGTCCGGCCGGCGGGAGCCCACGACCTGGGTCGTCGAGCACTGCGAGCGCCGGCTGGGTCGGGAGCGGGGGACGCTGACCGGGGCAGTGGTGGGGGGCCGCCGGGTTCCCGCCCGTGGTGGACGCCTGCCCCGAGGCGGGGGCCGTGCTGGAGGTGCTGGTGCAGCGCTCGGTCCGGGCGTGGCGGATGGGTGTCGTGCCCGTGGCCCTGGAGGCCTCCGGCGCCGGCGCCGGCCTCGCGGCCGCCCTGGGCCTGCCTGA
- a CDS encoding DUF2237 family protein, protein MAQRNVLGGELEECGLDPLTGFWRDGCCTIGPEDLGHHSICAVMTSEFLHHQQLIGNDLSTPRPTYGFPGLRPGDPWCVTARNWWLAHEAGVAAPVRLAATNAAVLSIVPLDVLRTYAVDVPGDLSSLDS, encoded by the coding sequence ATGGCGCAGCGCAACGTCCTCGGCGGTGAGCTGGAGGAGTGCGGCCTGGACCCGCTGACCGGCTTCTGGCGCGACGGCTGCTGCACGATCGGCCCGGAGGACCTGGGGCACCACTCCATCTGCGCCGTGATGACCAGCGAGTTCCTGCACCACCAGCAGCTCATCGGCAACGACCTGTCCACGCCCCGGCCGACCTACGGCTTCCCGGGGCTGCGGCCCGGGGACCCGTGGTGCGTGACGGCGCGCAACTGGTGGCTGGCGCACGAGGCGGGGGTCGCCGCCCCGGTCCGGCTGGCCGCGACCAACGCGGCGGTCCTGTCGATCGTCCCGCTGGACGTGCTGCGGACCTACGCGGTGGACGTGCCCGGCGACCTGAGCTCGCTCGACAGCTGA
- a CDS encoding NAD-dependent epimerase/dehydratase family protein, which yields MTSHQRRVLITGATGGIGLLLADRLRDDYEVVQHGRTPKNDEQERVLQRADLEDLDEVLALMDGVDTVLHLAGAASPDAEWEEVLSANVVGLRNVLEAARRGGVRRVVYASSNHAMGMYDRLEQWPVYPHQLPRPDSLYGVSKVFGETLGRFYHDEHGLDVIALRIGWMTGDPLASDEDVLHAMWLSEDDCEQVFRCAIEAEVRFGLYYAISDNPNRRWDLTNTMLDLGYRPRDSWTDRTDEPEEVVEGGAPVRDSWPRDS from the coding sequence ATGACGAGCCACCAGCGACGTGTCCTCATCACCGGCGCGACGGGCGGGATCGGGCTGCTGCTCGCCGACCGGCTGCGCGACGACTACGAGGTGGTGCAGCACGGCCGCACCCCCAAGAACGACGAGCAGGAGCGGGTGCTGCAGCGCGCCGACCTGGAGGACCTCGACGAGGTGCTCGCGCTGATGGACGGCGTCGACACGGTGCTGCACCTCGCCGGCGCCGCCTCCCCCGACGCGGAGTGGGAGGAGGTGCTGAGCGCCAACGTGGTCGGGCTGCGCAACGTCCTCGAGGCGGCCCGCCGGGGCGGGGTGCGGCGGGTGGTCTACGCCTCCTCCAACCACGCCATGGGGATGTACGACCGGCTCGAGCAGTGGCCGGTCTACCCCCACCAGCTGCCGCGCCCCGACTCGCTCTACGGCGTGTCCAAGGTCTTCGGCGAGACGCTCGGGCGGTTCTACCACGACGAGCACGGGCTCGACGTGATCGCGCTGCGCATCGGCTGGATGACCGGCGACCCGCTGGCGTCCGACGAGGACGTGCTGCACGCCATGTGGCTGAGCGAGGACGACTGCGAGCAGGTCTTCCGGTGCGCCATCGAGGCGGAGGTCCGGTTCGGGCTCTACTACGCTATCTCCGACAACCCCAACCGCCGCTGGGACCTCACCAACACCATGCTCGACCTCGGCTACCGGCCGCGGGACTCGTGGACCGACCGCACCGACGAGCCGGAGGAGGTCGTCGAGGGCGGCGCGCCCGTGCGCGACAGCTGGCCCCGCGACTCCTGA